In one window of Branchiostoma floridae strain S238N-H82 chromosome 14, Bfl_VNyyK, whole genome shotgun sequence DNA:
- the LOC118430036 gene encoding proteoglycan 4-like, translating into MAEGTNEGLSILDRIKQFDSSPQSTQPVNQVKPKKPSLKKRTGQKAHIISSHGHITKSKPPPLTRKISSHRLALVENCVTSPKSKNADFSSRLPTSPSKPTQQNKPALKPPVANRNKPLRPMRSLDDNSKPSPPKESTPKSVAQRWKQLEQSTSSKEVSKTPEKVQVKKLPSVVNSTSAEVVQPDIQAPKSFLHQNRPSRKSRSGSRKSPTVKPRPLLPSDGRDKITAVTVQEEDWDEEEYEDVLLPPRKVQSEEKANDSDSWETDDDDDYLHEYHDIYEPIAFSPPKSTVVPKPTLPPPPVPSKPVRNRLARNSAASEDTPSGEVNTVPKPPRTTGKNIARSPNPPDRIASLVDTEEATSRPKTVPRNVPQIKLDAKNKKIPPVLQVEGSSPQTKGKHKGVKLFLHNMLAKSKSGGDLTVPQPSLNPSSCPDTLSPLASAALEGRNWKSLEKLGDKREEYEDMASTKNGSTGVPRLPHRDDRPPATLPRRDLTEHQWPSMEDSTYMISDEYLDIVEFPANPNGGDDEDLYVLPDDGDDEVYEDVLVSKVSFH; encoded by the exons ATGGCAGAAGGCACTAACGAAGGACTTTCCATCTTGGATCGAATAAAGCAATTTGACAGCAGCCCGCAATCGACCCAGCCTGTCAATCAAGTAAAACCCAAGAAACCGTCGCTCAAGAAAAGAACCGGACAAAAAGCACACATCATTTCTTCTCATGGCCACATCACCAAGTCCAAGCCACCCCCACTGACCAGGAAAATCTCTTCCCACAGGCTAGCATTGGTGGAGAACTGTGTTACATCACCAAAGTCGAAGAATGCTGACTTTTCCTCGCGGTTACCTACCAGCCCCTCGAAACCCACACAACAGAATAAACCCGCTCTCAAACCACCTGTTGCCAATAGAAACAAACCGTTGCGGCCCATGCGGTCGCTTGACGATAACTCTAAACCTTCTCCACCTAAG GAGTCAACCCCTAAATCCGTGGCCCAGAGATGGAAGCAATTGGAACAGTCGACTAGCAGTAAAGAAGTATCGAAAACTCCTGAAAAAGTTCAAGTAAAAAAGTTACCATCTGTAGTCAACTCTACATCAG CTGAAGTGGTTCAACCAGATATCCAGGCACCCAAGAGTTTTCTTCACCAGAATAG ACCCAGCAGAAAGAGTAGGTCTGGTAGTAGGAAATCTCCAACAGTGAAGCCACGACCACTGCTGCCCTCAGACGGGAGAGACAAGATCACAGCTGTGACTGTCCAGGAGGAAGACTGGGATGAGGAGGAGTATGAGGATGTGCTGTTACCTCCCAGAAAG gtgCAATCAGAAGAAAAAGCCAATGATTCTGACTCCTGGGAGACTGATGACGATGACGATTACCTACACGAATATCACGACATCTACGAGCCAATCGCATTCTCACCCCCAAAAAGTACCGTCGTACCAAAACCCACCTTGCCACCCCCACCAGTTCCTTCCAAGCCAGTCCGGAACAGGTTGGCTAGAAACTCGGCAGCCTCAGAAGACACGCCATCAGGAGAGGTGAATACAGTTCCCAAACCACCGAGAACAACTGGAAAAAACATCGCCCGCTCTCCCAATCCTCCCGACAGGATAGCCAGCTTGGTTGACACGGAAGAGGCCACAAGTCGACCAAAAACAGTCCCCAGAAATGTGCCGCAAATCAAACTAGATGCGAAAAACAAGAAGATTCCTCCTGTCCTTCAAGTAGAAGGAAGCTCACCACAGACGAAGGGGAAGCACAAGGGTGTTAAGttgtttttacacaacatgtTGGCAAAATCCAAGTCAGGAGGCGACCTAACAGTACCACAACCCTCTCTAAATCCTTCGTCTTGCCCGGACACGCTCTCACCACTTGCATCTGCTGCCTTGGAAGGAAGGAATTGGAAGTCCTTAGAAAAACTTGGTGACAAGAGGGAGGAATATGAAGACATGGCGTCTACAAAGAACGGCTCTACGGGTGTACCGAGGTTACCCCACCGCGATGACAGACCACCGGCCACCTTGCCTAGAAGAGATTTGACAG AGCACCAGTGGCCTTCCATGGAAGACAGCACCTACATGATCAGTGATGAGTATCTGGATATTGTAGAGTTCCCAGCCAACCCAAACGGTGGCGATGATGAAGACCTGTATGTCTTGCCAGACGACGGAGATGATGAAGTCTATGAGGATGTTCTTGTATCGAAAG TTTCCTTTCACTGA
- the LOC118430558 gene encoding ephexin-1-like isoform X2, whose amino-acid sequence MDFDEVPTLQQPNLQEPSGYDYETPMFPGGEMPAFLTPINQRVEPAHTESSGADLSVDYVSRSKNRQSRFFHEPLYQVYRAQNSARSIRSNRSDAITEEDIEEEDGDDYEDVVSMSASEASLKRTMWKDLPEVRTSGFLNSLSSAELKLQEALFEVVTSEASYLRSLNILVDHFMPGLIRPLSRTERTHLFSNCKEVRDQSERLLLAMEGQLQKDIRLSKVPDLVLNHARSYFEEYIKYCRNLVYQERVLRRLTTENTGFHSMLQKLEVDRMCAGLDLQSFLILPMQRIARMPLLFDAIIQRAEVGTSLYNSAYRAYKFLSKTLKACNEEARIMAKTEEMVLLQKQLTFKPGVKEIAVVSGKRYLVKKGELTQITQEKKKYLRQPLHMFLFTDLLLVTKKKSDLQYTIIDYAERSFVEAKEKEDPDFALSATKLTATQKLRRFTGTLTIPPIESLFTMELFENHEGKHVMIDLASTLSERTRWVEAIMPPKSDVSGETIYEEWDCPQVQVIHPYQAQQPDELELERSDIINVSRKMADGWYEGERIRDGEKGWFPSSYTEEIENSHARARNLKYRHRRQLSLGEA is encoded by the exons ATGGACTTTGACGAGGTCCCCACCCTCCAACAGCCGAACCTGCAGGAACCCTCTGGGTATGACTATGAGACTCCCATGTTCCCTGGGGGAGAGATGCCAGCCTTCCTCACACCCATCAATCAAAG GGTTGAGCCAGCTCACACTGAAAGTTCAGGTGCAGACCTGAGTGTGGACTATGTCAGTAGAAGCAAAAACAGACAGAGCAGATTTTTCCATG AACCCCTGTATCAGGTCTACAGAGCACAGAACTCAGCCAGAAGTATCAGGAGTAACCGTTCAGATGCTATCACAGAGGAGGACATAGAGGAGGAGGATGGTGACGATTATGAGGATGTCGTATCCATGTCTGCTAGTGAAGCTTCTCTCAAGAGAACCATGTGGAAAGACCTACCTGAG GTGCGGACGAGTGGATTCCTGAATTCGCTGAGCTCTGCTGAGTTGAAGCTCCAGGAAGCCCTGTTTGAGGTCGTGACCTCCGAGGCGTCGTACCTCCGTAGTCTGAACATACTGGTGGACCATTTCATGCCTGGGCTCATCCGACCACTCAGTAGGACAGAGAGAACACATCTTTTCTCTAACTGTAAGGAAGTCAGGGACCAGAGTGAGAG ACTGTTACTTGCAATGGAAGGGCAGCTCCAGAAAGACATCCGCCTGTCCAAGGTGCCTGACCTGGTGCTGAACCATGCCAGGAGCTATTTTGAGGAGTACATCAAGTACTGTAGGAACCTGGTGTACCAAGAGAGAGTTCTACGCAGGCTCAC GACCGAGAACACGGGGTTCCACAGCATGCTGCAGAAGCTGGAGGTAGACCGGATGTGTGCAGGGCTGGACCTGCAGTCCTTCCTCATACTCCCCATGCAGAGGATCGCTCGGATGCCCCTCCTCTTCGAT GCAATCATCCAGAGAGCTGAAGTTGGGACATCCCTTTATAACTCTGCATACAGAGCATACAAGTTTCTGAGCAAG ACACTTAAAGCCTGTAATGAAGAAGCCAGGATAATGGCTAAGACAGAGGAGATGGTTCTGCTGCAGAAACAGTTGACTTTCAAGCCAGGAGTAAAG GAAATCGCAGTGGTTTCTGGTAAGAGGTACCTGGTGAAGAAAGGAGAGCTGACTCAGATCACTCAGGAGAAGAAAAAGTACCTGAGACAACCGCTACACATGTTCCTCTTCACCGATCTTCTACTCGTCACAAAGAAGAAAAG TGATTTGCAGTATACCATCATCGATTATGCCGAAAGAAGTTTTGTGGAAGCCAAAGAAAAGGAGGATCCAGACTTTGCCCTGTCAGCCACCAAACTCACGGCCACTCAGAAGCTCCGCCGGTTCACAGGCACACTGACCATCCCTCCTATAGAGTCTCTCTTCACCATGGAGCTGTTTGAAAACCACGAGGGGAAGCATGTCATGATAGACCTTGCCTCAACTTT GAGTGAGAGGACTCGGTGGGTGGAAGCCATTATGCCACCAAAGTCGGACGTGTCGGGAGAAACTATTTATGAGGAATGGG ACTGTCCACAAGTCCAGGTGATCCACCCGTACCAGGCCCAGCAGCCAGACGAGCTGGAACTGGAGCGCTCCGACATTATCAATGTCAGCAGGAAGATGGCAGATG GTTGGTATGAAGGAGAGAGGATCAGAGATGGTGAGAAGGGCTGGTTCCCTTCCAGCTACACTGAAGAGATTGAGA ATTCTCACGCTCGCGCCCGCAATCTCAAGTACAGGCACAGGAGACAACTATCCCTCGGAGAGGCCTAG
- the LOC118430558 gene encoding ephexin-1-like isoform X1: protein MDFDEVPTLQQPNLQEPSGYDYETPMFPGGEMPAFLTPINQRVEPAHTESSGADLSVDYVSRSKNRQSRFFHEPLYQVYRAQNSARSIRSNRSDAITEEDIEEEDGDDYEDVVSMSASEASLKRTMWKDLPEVRTSGFLNSLSSAELKLQEALFEVVTSEASYLRSLNILVDHFMPGLIRPLSRTERTHLFSNCKEVRDQSERLLLAMEGQLQKDIRLSKVPDLVLNHARSYFEEYIKYCRNLVYQERVLRRLTTENTGFHSMLQKLEVDRMCAGLDLQSFLILPMQRIARMPLLFDAIIQRAEVGTSLYNSAYRAYKFLSKTLKACNEEARIMAKTEEMVLLQKQLTFKPGVKEIAVVSGKRYLVKKGELTQITQEKKKYLRQPLHMFLFTDLLLVTKKKSDLQYTIIDYAERSFVEAKEKEDPDFALSATKLTATQKLRRFTGTLTIPPIESLFTMELFENHEGKHVMIDLASTLSERTRWVEAIMPPKSDVSGETIYEEWDCPQVQVIHPYQAQQPDELELERSDIINVSRKMADGWYEGERIRDGEKGWFPSSYTEEIENSHARARNLKYRHRRQLSLGEA from the exons ATGGACTTTGACGAGGTCCCCACCCTCCAACAGCCGAACCTGCAGGAACCCTCTGGGTATGACTATGAGACTCCCATGTTCCCTGGGGGAGAGATGCCAGCCTTCCTCACACCCATCAATCAAAG GGTTGAGCCAGCTCACACTGAAAGTTCAGGTGCAGACCTGAGTGTGGACTATGTCAGTAGAAGCAAAAACAGACAGAGCAGATTTTTCCATG AACCCCTGTATCAGGTCTACAGAGCACAGAACTCAGCCAGAAGTATCAGGAGTAACCGTTCAGATGCTATCACAGAGGAGGACATAGAGGAGGAGGATGGTGACGATTATGAGGATGTCGTATCCATGTCTGCTAGTGAAGCTTCTCTCAAGAGAACCATGTGGAAAGACCTACCTGAG GTGCGGACGAGTGGATTCCTGAATTCGCTGAGCTCTGCTGAGTTGAAGCTCCAGGAAGCCCTGTTTGAGGTCGTGACCTCCGAGGCGTCGTACCTCCGTAGTCTGAACATACTGGTGGACCATTTCATGCCTGGGCTCATCCGACCACTCAGTAGGACAGAGAGAACACATCTTTTCTCTAACTGTAAGGAAGTCAGGGACCAGAGTGAGAG ACTGTTACTTGCAATGGAAGGGCAGCTCCAGAAAGACATCCGCCTGTCCAAGGTGCCTGACCTGGTGCTGAACCATGCCAGGAGCTATTTTGAGGAGTACATCAAGTACTGTAGGAACCTGGTGTACCAAGAGAGAGTTCTACGCAGGCTCAC GACCGAGAACACGGGGTTCCACAGCATGCTGCAGAAGCTGGAGGTAGACCGGATGTGTGCAGGGCTGGACCTGCAGTCCTTCCTCATACTCCCCATGCAGAGGATCGCTCGGATGCCCCTCCTCTTCGAT GCAATCATCCAGAGAGCTGAAGTTGGGACATCCCTTTATAACTCTGCATACAGAGCATACAAGTTTCTGAGCAAG ACACTTAAAGCCTGTAATGAAGAAGCCAGGATAATGGCTAAGACAGAGGAGATGGTTCTGCTGCAGAAACAGTTGACTTTCAAGCCAGGAGTAAAG GAAATCGCAGTGGTTTCTGGTAAGAGGTACCTGGTGAAGAAAGGAGAGCTGACTCAGATCACTCAGGAGAAGAAAAAGTACCTGAGACAACCGCTACACATGTTCCTCTTCACCGATCTTCTACTCGTCACAAAGAAGAAAAG TGATTTGCAGTATACCATCATCGATTATGCCGAAAGAAGTTTTGTGGAAGCCAAAGAAAAGGAGGATCCAGACTTTGCCCTGTCAGCCACCAAACTCACGGCCACTCAGAAGCTCCGCCGGTTCACAGGCACACTGACCATCCCTCCTATAGAGTCTCTCTTCACCATGGAGCTGTTTGAAAACCACGAGGGGAAGCATGTCATGATAGACCTTGCCTCAACTTT GAGTGAGAGGACTCGGTGGGTGGAAGCCATTATGCCACCAAAGTCGGACGTGTCGGGAGAAACTATTTATGAGGAATGGG ACTGTCCACAAGTCCAGGTGATCCACCCGTACCAGGCCCAGCAGCCAGACGAGCTGGAACTGGAGCGCTCCGACATTATCAATGTCAGCAGGAAGATGGCAGATG GTTGGTATGAAGGAGAGAGGATCAGAGATGGTGAGAAGGGCTGGTTCCCTTCCAGCTACACTGAAGAGATTGAGAATTCTCACGCTCGCGCCCGCAATCTCAAGTACAGGCACAGGAGACAACTATCCCTCGGAGAGGCCTAG